From the genome of Bosea sp. Tri-49, one region includes:
- a CDS encoding 5-formyltetrahydrofolate cyclo-ligase: protein MTDAVSRVPSPRKAALRTEALARRDALELDDRLIWDEAIVARALALPVFALGPVSAYWPMRSEADPRPILEALHERGLPLCLPAIVEKRMLFRRWAPWEPIVPGGFGTLVPSPEEPEVRPTILIVPLAAFDRRGYRIGYGKGYYDRAIAELEPVATVGIAYAAQEIEAVPAEAHDRRLDWVVTQGETIRCG from the coding sequence ATGACTGATGCCGTCTCTCGCGTCCCCTCTCCTCGCAAGGCGGCGCTGCGCACCGAAGCACTCGCCCGGCGCGACGCCCTTGAACTCGACGACCGCCTGATCTGGGACGAGGCCATTGTCGCGCGCGCCCTGGCCCTGCCGGTGTTCGCGCTGGGGCCGGTCTCGGCCTATTGGCCGATGCGCTCGGAGGCCGATCCACGCCCGATCCTGGAAGCTCTGCACGAGCGCGGCCTGCCACTCTGCCTGCCGGCGATCGTCGAGAAACGCATGCTCTTCCGGCGCTGGGCTCCCTGGGAGCCGATCGTGCCAGGCGGCTTCGGGACGCTGGTGCCGAGCCCTGAGGAGCCGGAGGTCAGGCCTACGATCCTGATCGTCCCGCTTGCCGCCTTCGACCGGCGCGGCTACCGCATCGGCTATGGCAAGGGCTATTACGACCGCGCCATCGCCGAGCTCGAACCGGTCGCGACAGTCGGCATCGCCTATGCGGCACAAGAGATCGAGGCCGTGCCCGCCGAGGCGCATGACCGCCGCCTCGACTGGGTCGTCACGCAGGGCGAGACGATCCGCTGCGGTTGA
- a CDS encoding TIGR00282 family metallophosphoesterase, with product MRLLFLGDIVGRAGRLAVQDRLPGLRERWKLDCVVINGENSAGGFGITEAICDETLAAGADVITLGNHSWDQREAMVFIERQPRLIRPANYPPGTPGRGATVIEARNGARVLVVNVMGRLFMDALDDPFAALERELAACPLREAADAVIVDVHAEATSEKLAMAYYLDGRASLVVGTHTHVPTSDTRVLPAGTAYQTDAGMCGDYESILGMQKEEAIRRFLQKTPGSRLEPALGEGTLSGIAVETDDRTGLAKAAWPVRLGSTLAETWPTAWDQQGG from the coding sequence ATGCGTCTACTCTTCCTCGGCGACATCGTCGGGCGCGCCGGCCGCCTCGCCGTGCAGGATCGCCTCCCTGGCCTGCGCGAGCGCTGGAAGCTCGATTGCGTCGTCATCAATGGCGAGAACTCCGCCGGCGGCTTCGGCATCACCGAAGCGATCTGCGACGAGACGCTTGCCGCTGGCGCCGATGTCATCACGCTCGGCAATCATTCCTGGGACCAGCGCGAGGCGATGGTCTTCATCGAGCGCCAGCCACGCCTGATCCGGCCCGCGAACTACCCGCCCGGCACGCCCGGCCGCGGCGCGACCGTGATCGAAGCCCGCAACGGCGCGCGCGTCCTCGTCGTCAACGTCATGGGCCGGCTGTTCATGGACGCGCTCGACGACCCCTTCGCGGCGCTGGAGCGAGAGCTCGCTGCCTGCCCGCTGCGCGAGGCCGCCGACGCCGTCATCGTCGACGTTCATGCCGAGGCGACCAGCGAGAAGCTCGCCATGGCCTATTATCTCGATGGCCGCGCCAGCCTCGTCGTCGGCACCCATACCCATGTCCCGACCTCGGATACGCGCGTGCTGCCGGCCGGCACTGCCTACCAGACCGATGCCGGCATGTGCGGCGACTACGAGTCGATCCTCGGCATGCAGAAGGAGGAGGCGATCCGCCGCTTCCTGCAGAAGACGCCGGGCTCGCGGCTGGAGCCGGCGCTCGGCGAGGGCACGTTGTCGGGTATCGCCGTCGAGACCGATGACCGCACGGGCCTCGCCAAGGCAGCCTGGCCGGTGCGTCTTGGCTCAACGCTCGCCGAGACCTGGCCGACAGCCTGGGATCAGCAGGGCGGCTGA
- a CDS encoding benzoate/H(+) symporter BenE family transporter → MSQLFSAVVAVFVGYAASVAVILAAAQALGATPGQTVSWLAGLAIAKGLASLILSWRHRMPIICAWSTPGAALIAAASGVDMASAVGAFLAAAALMMATAAFRPLGALVERIPMSIAAAMLAGVIFRFVVAVFDEMKLQPALVLTLLVVFLLARLWNPFLGVIAALAAGLALAFATGTATLPAGPVALTHIELIVPHLDLTAIVGVGIPLYLVTMAAQNLPGFAVLRASGYQPPTASCLFVTGLMSFLTAPTGAHMVNMAAISASICTGADTHPDPKERWKAGIWYGFFWLAIAATAGLLLALILAMPKALIVAVAGLGLVGSLTGALGQAMGSDKNRFAAVVTFAVAASSLSLFGVGSAFWSLVAGLMVLTLDHAAGRLRARS, encoded by the coding sequence ATGTCGCAGCTCTTCTCCGCTGTCGTTGCCGTCTTTGTCGGTTACGCGGCTTCGGTCGCGGTGATCCTCGCTGCTGCGCAGGCACTTGGAGCGACGCCCGGACAGACCGTCTCCTGGCTCGCCGGGCTCGCCATCGCCAAGGGGCTCGCCAGCCTTATCCTGTCCTGGCGGCACCGCATGCCGATCATCTGCGCCTGGTCGACGCCGGGCGCTGCGCTGATCGCGGCCGCGAGCGGCGTCGACATGGCTTCGGCTGTCGGCGCCTTCCTCGCGGCGGCAGCGCTGATGATGGCGACCGCCGCCTTCCGCCCGCTCGGTGCGCTGGTCGAGCGCATTCCGATGAGCATCGCCGCGGCCATGCTCGCCGGCGTGATCTTCCGTTTCGTCGTCGCCGTCTTCGACGAGATGAAGCTGCAGCCGGCGTTGGTGCTGACGCTGCTCGTCGTCTTCCTGCTGGCGAGGTTGTGGAATCCCTTCCTCGGCGTCATCGCGGCGCTTGCTGCCGGCCTCGCGCTCGCCTTCGCCACCGGTACGGCGACACTGCCGGCCGGGCCGGTCGCGCTGACCCATATCGAGCTGATCGTCCCGCATCTGGACCTGACTGCGATCGTCGGCGTCGGCATCCCGCTCTATCTCGTCACCATGGCGGCGCAGAACCTGCCGGGCTTCGCCGTGTTGCGCGCCTCCGGCTATCAGCCGCCGACGGCGTCCTGCCTGTTCGTCACCGGGCTGATGTCCTTCCTGACCGCCCCGACCGGCGCGCATATGGTCAACATGGCGGCGATCAGCGCCTCGATCTGCACCGGTGCCGACACGCATCCTGATCCGAAAGAGCGCTGGAAGGCCGGGATTTGGTACGGCTTCTTCTGGCTCGCGATTGCGGCGACTGCCGGCCTGCTGCTGGCGCTGATCCTCGCCATGCCCAAGGCGCTGATCGTCGCGGTCGCCGGTCTTGGCCTCGTCGGCTCGCTGACAGGGGCGCTCGGCCAGGCGATGGGCAGCGACAAGAATCGCTTCGCGGCGGTCGTCACCTTCGCCGTCGCGGCTTCCAGCCTGTCGCTATTCGGCGTCGGTTCCGCTTTCTGGAGCTTGGTCGCCGGGCTTATGGTCTTGACATTGGATCACGCCGCAGGCCGTTTGCGCGCAAGATCATGA
- a CDS encoding thiamine phosphate synthase codes for MNLPRTRLMLVTPPILDPGAITFRLMQAFAGGDVAAVLLRLAPGDERSLTERVKALASPVQAQNVALVVEASAQVASRGGADGVHLTQGAEAIADARSSLKQERIIGAGGLRSRHDAMDMGEAGVDYVMFGEPRPDGSLPPLPAVIERASWWAEIFETPCIAYCPDADSVPTLIETGAEFVALGEWVFAEGVDIRAAVAEADAAITAQHARRTAR; via the coding sequence ATGAACCTGCCCCGCACCCGCCTGATGCTCGTCACGCCGCCGATCCTGGATCCCGGCGCGATCACCTTTCGCTTGATGCAGGCCTTCGCCGGCGGCGATGTCGCCGCCGTGCTGCTTCGGCTCGCGCCCGGCGACGAGCGCAGCCTGACCGAACGGGTCAAGGCGCTGGCCTCGCCGGTGCAGGCGCAGAACGTCGCTCTGGTGGTCGAGGCGTCGGCCCAGGTCGCCAGCCGCGGCGGCGCCGACGGAGTCCATTTGACTCAAGGGGCCGAAGCCATCGCCGATGCCCGCTCCAGCCTGAAGCAGGAGCGCATCATCGGGGCAGGGGGACTGCGCTCGCGCCATGACGCCATGGATATGGGCGAGGCCGGCGTCGACTATGTCATGTTCGGCGAGCCGCGGCCGGACGGCTCGCTCCCGCCGCTGCCGGCGGTGATCGAGCGCGCCTCCTGGTGGGCCGAAATCTTCGAGACGCCCTGCATCGCCTATTGTCCGGACGCCGATTCCGTTCCGACCCTGATCGAGACTGGCGCCGAATTCGTCGCCCTCGGCGAATGGGTGTTCGCCGAGGGCGTCGACATCCGTGCCGCGGTCGCCGAGGCCGATGCTGCGATCACGGCCCAGCACGCCCGCAGGACGGCGCGATGA
- a CDS encoding tetratricopeptide repeat protein: protein MRLALAALALTLALPAAAAGSVPDLAYGAYQAGHYRRAQAEALKRLEADPNDAAAMTLLGEIYRQGLGVRGDAKAAADWYRFAADKGDVSAMFALAMAMLEGRGLPRDPKTAGVLLEKAAAASHPAANYNLAIALLATGKPQDDQRAIGCLRVAAAADLGDAQHALSILYKMGRGVPQDDGMAAEWMGKAAANGLIAGEVEYAIMLFNGDGVAKDERAAVKLFIRAANKGNAIAQNRLAKLYQFGRAISPDLSEAAAWHLAARAQGLSDATLDQVLERLSPEQRARAARLAADRIEATALTTPSQPSK, encoded by the coding sequence ATGAGGCTTGCGCTCGCCGCGCTCGCCTTGACGCTTGCCCTACCGGCCGCCGCGGCGGGGTCGGTGCCCGACCTCGCTTACGGCGCCTATCAGGCCGGACATTACCGGCGGGCGCAGGCGGAGGCCCTGAAGCGGCTCGAGGCCGATCCGAACGATGCAGCGGCGATGACGCTGCTCGGCGAGATCTATCGCCAGGGCCTCGGTGTCCGTGGCGACGCCAAGGCCGCAGCCGACTGGTACCGGTTCGCAGCCGACAAGGGCGATGTCAGCGCCATGTTTGCGCTCGCCATGGCGATGCTGGAAGGACGCGGCCTGCCGCGCGACCCGAAGACGGCCGGCGTCCTGCTTGAGAAGGCCGCCGCCGCCAGCCACCCGGCCGCCAACTACAATCTCGCCATCGCGCTGCTTGCGACCGGTAAGCCGCAGGATGATCAGCGGGCCATAGGTTGTCTCAGGGTTGCAGCCGCGGCCGATCTCGGCGACGCCCAGCATGCGCTCTCCATCCTCTACAAGATGGGCCGCGGTGTGCCGCAGGATGACGGGATGGCAGCCGAGTGGATGGGCAAGGCGGCGGCCAACGGGCTGATCGCCGGCGAGGTCGAGTACGCGATCATGCTGTTCAACGGCGATGGCGTCGCCAAGGACGAGCGCGCCGCGGTGAAGCTTTTCATCCGCGCCGCCAACAAGGGCAACGCCATCGCCCAGAACCGATTGGCCAAGCTCTACCAGTTCGGCCGCGCTATCTCGCCAGACCTCTCGGAAGCTGCCGCCTGGCACCTCGCAGCGCGCGCGCAGGGCCTCTCCGATGCCACGCTCGACCAGGTTCTGGAGCGGCTTTCGCCGGAGCAACGCGCCCGCGCCGCCCGCCTTGCTGCCGACCGGATCGAGGCCACGGCCTTGACGACGCCGAGCCAACCGAGCAAGTGA
- a CDS encoding inositol monophosphatase family protein, producing the protein MIRSPLMTVMTDAVMKASRSLKRDFGEVENLQVLAKGPGDFVSKADHKAEEILHAALEKARPGYGFVMEESGVVVGTDESNRWHVDPLDGTHNFLRGIPHWNISVALERDNQFIAGVVYDAAKDELFIAEKGKGAYVNNRRMRVSGRRESPDMLIGMGVPHIGKGGHPLFLKELGAVMSRFANVRRMGSAALDIAYVAAGRMDAYWERGLNTWDFGAAAVMVREAGGTFGTLDGKQPTSAKDVICGNEAGEPALRAVLKTVV; encoded by the coding sequence ATGATCCGCTCGCCCCTGATGACCGTGATGACCGATGCCGTGATGAAGGCGTCACGTTCGCTGAAGCGCGATTTCGGCGAGGTCGAGAACCTGCAGGTCCTGGCCAAGGGACCCGGCGATTTCGTCTCCAAGGCCGACCACAAGGCCGAGGAGATTCTGCACGCGGCGCTGGAGAAGGCGCGGCCGGGCTACGGCTTCGTCATGGAAGAGAGCGGCGTCGTCGTTGGCACCGACGAGAGCAATCGCTGGCATGTCGACCCGCTCGACGGCACCCACAACTTCCTGCGGGGCATCCCGCACTGGAACATCTCGGTGGCGCTGGAGCGCGACAACCAGTTCATCGCCGGCGTGGTCTACGACGCCGCCAAGGACGAGCTCTTCATCGCCGAGAAGGGCAAGGGCGCCTATGTCAACAACCGCCGCATGCGCGTCTCCGGCCGCCGCGAATCGCCGGACATGCTGATCGGCATGGGCGTGCCGCATATCGGCAAGGGCGGGCACCCGCTCTTCCTCAAGGAGCTCGGCGCTGTGATGAGCCGCTTCGCCAATGTCCGACGCATGGGCTCGGCCGCGCTCGACATCGCCTATGTCGCCGCCGGCCGCATGGATGCCTATTGGGAACGCGGCCTCAACACCTGGGATTTCGGCGCCGCTGCGGTGATGGTGCGCGAGGCGGGCGGCACTTTCGGCACACTTGACGGCAAGCAGCCGACATCGGCCAAGGACGTGATCTGCGGCAACGAGGCCGGCGAGCCGGCGTTGCGCGCAGTCCTCAAGACCGTGGTTTGA